Below is a genomic region from Microbacterium galbinum.
GCGACCCACTACTTCCGGCACTACACGTCCGACCCCGCGCACATGACCGACCTCCCGGCCGGCATCCGCGACGAGCTGGTCGCCGGCATGCTGCCCCCGCTCATGACCGAGGTGCGCCGTCTCGAGACCGACCGCGGCGACACGATCAAGTTCCTCTGGCGCCTGCACGACGGGGCCCTCGTCGAGTCGGTGCTCATGCGCTACCCCGGCCGCATCACGCTCTGCGTGTCGAGCCAGGCCGGCTGCGGCATGAACTGCCCGTTCTGCGCGACCGGCCAGGCGGGCCTCACGCGCAACATGTCGACGGCCGAGATCGTCGAGCAGATCGTGCGCGCCAACCGCCTGATCGCCGAGGGCGGCCTGGGCGGCAAGAAGTCCGACGACCACAGCATGGAGCGCGTCTCCAACATCGTCTTCATGGGCATGGGCGAGCCGCTCGCCAACTACAAGCGGGTGATGGATGCCGTGCGCATCATGGTCGCCCCGCAGCCCGAGGGGCTCGGCATGAGCGCCCGCGGCATCACCGTCTCGACCGTCGGCCTCGTGCCCGCGATCAGGAAGCTCGCCGACGAGGGCATCCCGGTCACCTTCGCACTGTCGCTGCACGCGCCCGACGACCACCTGCGCGACGAGCTCATCCCGGTGAACTCCCGCTGGAAGGTCGACGAGGCCCTCGACGCCGCCTACAACTACTACGAGAAGACCGGTCGCCGCGTCTCGATCGAGTACGCGCTCATCAAGGACATGAACGACCACGCCTGGCGCGCCGATCTCCTCGCCGAGAAGCTCAACCAGCGCGGTCGCGGATGGGTGCACGTGAACCCCATCCCGCTGAACCCGACGCCGGGGTCGATCTGGACCTCCTCGGAGAAGGACGTCACGGCCGAGTTCGTGCGCCGCCTCAACGATGCCGGCATCCCGACCACCCTCCGCGACACCCGCGGCAAGGAGATCGATGGCGCCTGCGGTCAGCTCGTCGCGACGACCGAGGACGAAGCGGCCTCGGCCGCAATGGCCTGACCGCGCCGCGCATCGCGGCGCCCGTCCGCGGCGCCGAGCCGTTCGGCATCCTCGAGCCAGCGCCCGATCCTCTCGGGTGAGGCGTTCTTGACGCCCAGCATCCGGTGCGCGCGCACCGATCGGATGCCGCAGAACCGCATCGTGTTGCGCACCACCTGGCGCTGCGCCGGCAGTCCCGTGAAGGGTGCCGCGTACCAGGGGGTGTCGGCGAGCAGCAGCAGGCGTCCGTGCGGTGCGGTGAGCAGACCGATCGGCAGCCCCTGCGGCGAGTAGCGGTACTCCTGCTGCGGCAGCAGGGCGCGATCGAAGAAGCCCTTGAGCAGCGCCGGCACCGACCCCCACCACAGCGGTGTCGCGATGACGATCGTCTGCGCCTCGGCGAGGGCCCGCTTGGCGTCGAGCAGGTCGGCTTCGAGGGTCATGCGCTGCCGGTATCCGAAGCGCAGGTGCGGGTCGAAGTCGAGGTCGCGCAGGGCGAGCACGCGGGCATCGCCGTGACCTGTGGCGTAGCGCTGTGCGAGCGAAGCGGTGAGGGATTCGGCGTACGGGTGGCCGTCGATCACGAGAGCGGTCATGCGTCGGTTCCAATCTGGACAGTGTCAAGCAGGTGGACAGTGTCAAGATAGGAGACAATGTTGCGCATGTCAAGTTCGAAGACGGGGTACCACCACGGCGATCTCGCGCGCGCCCTCGAAGACGCCGCGATGCAGTTGCTCGAGCGGATGCCGGCCGCCGACATCAGCCTGCGCGAGGTCGCTCGCGCCGCCGACGTCAGCCACAACGCGCCATACCACCACTTCTCCGATCGCCTCGGTCTGCTCAAGGCGATCGCCGAGCGCAGCATGGCCGATCTGCTCGCCCAGGTGCAGAACGCGACGACGGATGCCGCGACCCCGCGGGCGGCGCTCGCCGCGGGCGGCGAGGCCTACATCCGCTTCGCCGTCGAGCATCCGCATGCCTTCGACGCCGTCTACGACCCCACGGTCTGCGTGCCGGGCTCGCCCACCGCGACGATGGCCCCGCTGATCGATGCGCTCGAAGGAGCGCTCGCCGCAGCGGCCGCCGCCACCGGACTCGACCGCCCCACCGACGTCGTCGCGCTCTGGGGCCTCATCCACGGCCTCGGCACCCTCGCCGCCGCCGGGCACTTCGGCCTCGACGACGCCCTCGCCTCCTACGAGGCTCTTCTGGGCAGGCTGCTGCCCGCCGGGGTGTGATCCGGAGCGCGCCCCTGCCGAACCTGGGAGCCGTCAAAGGCTTCTTCCACCGTGCGCACAGGCGACCTTTCGTAGATTGTCGGGATGCCCTATTCCGCCCACCGACCGGGTCGCTTCGACTCGCAGGGTCGGATCATCATCGACGGCGACCCGAACGCCGCGACGGATGACCTCGACTTCCTGCGCGAGTACGAGCCCACAGGTTCCGCCGACGAGCCGTTCATCACGGACTCCGCCACGCGCGAGACCCCGCGCCCGGAGACCGCCGACGACTCGGCAGAAGCGGATGCCGCGGCATCCGCGCCGTCGAAGCCTGCCCGCGCGCCGCGCCCGCCGCGCGAGCGCAGGCCCCGCGCGCCGCGCACCCCGGGCTCGCGCCTGCGGCAGCTCGCGATCCTCGGCGGGGCCGAGGGCGAGATCCTCGACCGCGTCCCCGGCGAGACGCCGCGCTTCGTGCAGATGTTCTTCGTGCTCGCCGGCACCGCCCTCGTCTCGGCGATCTCGATGCTGTTCGCGCTCACGACCGGTGTTGGGGCCGCGATCTGGCTGGCCGTTCCGCTCGCTCTCGTCTGGGCGCTCATCATCTTCAATCTCGATCGCTTCCTCACCTCGACCATGGCGTCGACGCGCAACGTGTGGCGCCTCATCGGCCTCGCGATCCCCCGAGTGATCATGGCTGCGATCATCGGATTCGTGGTCGCCGAGCCGCTCGTGCTGCAGGTGTTCCACAACGACATCGCCCGCGAGGTCGCCTCGACCAACATCACGCAGTCGCAGACCGACCAGGAGGCCCTCGAGTCCGGCCCCGAGAAGATCGCTCTCGACGCCGCGACCGCCAAGGTCGCCGAGCTCGAGAACCAGGCGGCGACGGGCATCGTGGCGGGAACCGATTCGTCGTCGGCATCCGAATCCGCCGCCCAGGCGACCGTCGACGACCTCACGACCAAGCTCGCGGATCAGCAGACCGTCATCGACCAGGCCCGCGCGCTCTACCAGTGCGAACTCACCGGCGAGGGCGCGGGCACGGTGCCCGGCTGCACCGGGGTGAACGGCGAGGGCGCGAGCTCCGACGCCGCCCAGGCCCAGCTCGCCCAGGCCCAGCAGACCTACGACGGCCTCGCCGAGCAGCTGCGCGTCGCGAACGAGGAGCTCGCCACGGCCGGCACCGCCGCGAAGGAGAACACCTCGACCTCCGAGGCGACGAACCGCCAGACCGCGCAGGACCAGCTGCCCGCCGCACGCGACACCTACGACCAGGCGCTCGCGGCCTACAACGCCCGAGCGGACGCTGTGGCGCAGGGCAACGCCGGAGCGACCGGCCTCCTCAGCCAGATCAGCGGGCTGAACCGCCTGAGCGAGAAGGAGCCCACGATCCTCTGGGCGCACATCCTCATCGCCGCGCTGTTCTTCATGATCGAGCTGCTGCCCGTGCTGGTGAAGGTGCTCACCTCGTACGGCGACCCGAGCCTCTACGAGAAGGCCGCGGCGATCCGGAAGCAGGTCGCGCTCGATAAGGTCACCGCTGAGGGCTTCGCCGATCGCGCCTCGATCGTGCAGACGCAGTCGGCCGCGGTGACCGAGACGGCGGCGCGCACGAGCTGAGGGGTTTCATCCCCCGGTGAGGGGTCAAGACACGCCGCAACGGATGCCGAGTGAGCGGCGTGTCCTGACTCCTCGCGATGGCGGCGGGTTCTCAGACTCGGTCTGAGACCGGTCACGGAAACCGACCCGCGGTGTCGGCGACCGGCGCTAGCGTTAGAACATGGTCAACTATCGCTATCTCGGCAACAGTGGTCTCAAGATCTCTGAGATCACCTACGGCAACTGGGTCACCCACGCCTCTCAGGTCGGCGACGACGCCGCCGTCAAGACGGTGCACGCGGCGCTCGACGCCGGCATCACCACGTTCGACACCGCCGACACCTACGCCAACACCGCGGCCGAGGTCGTGCTCGGCAAGGCCCTCGAGGGGCAGCGGCGCGCAGGCCTCGAGATCTTCACCAAGGTCTACTTCCCGACCGGTCCCAAGGGCCCGAACGACACCGGCCTCAGCCGCAAGCACATCATGGAGTCGATCAACGGCTCGCTGACCCGTCTCGGCACCGACTACGTCGACCTCTACCAGGCGCACCGCTTCGACTACGAGACCCCGCTCGAGGAGACGTTCCAGGCCTTCGCCGATGTCGTCCGCCAGGGCAAGGCGCTCTACATCGGTGTCTCGGAGTGGACGGCCGAGCAGCTGCGCGAGGGCCACGCGCTCGCCCAGCAGCTCGGCATCCAGCTCATCTCGAACCAGCCCCAGTACTCGATGCTGTGGCGCGTCATCGAGGGCAAGGTCGTTCCGGCCTCCGAAGAGCTCGGCATCTCGCAGATCGTCTGGTCGCCGATGGCGCAGGGCGTGCTCAGCGGCAAGTACCTGCCCGGTCAGCCCGTGCCCGAGGGTTCGCGCGCGACCGACCCGCACAGCGGTGCCGACTTCATCAAGAACTTCCTGCAGGACGACATCCTCACCGCGGTCCAGCGCCTCAAGCCGATCGCCGAGCAGGCGGGTCTCACGATGCCGCAGCTCGCGATCGCCTGGGTGCTGCAGAACCCGAACATCGCGGCAGCCCTGGTCGGAGCATCGCGCCCCGAGCAGCTCGCCGACACCGTCAAGGCATCGGGAGTGAAGCTCGACGCCGACACGATGGCGGCGATCGACACCGCCCTCGGCGACACCGTCAACCGCGACGCCGAGCACACCTACTCGACCTCGCCGAAGACCCGCCTGGTCTGAGCATCCGCGTCTGACGCACACGTACGAGGCCCCCTGTCGCACACCGCGGCAGGGGGCCTCGTCGTGTGGGAGGGGCTTCGGGGATTGAAGCCGGGGGCGATGGGTCTCGGCGCCCACAGACGCGGCGACGGTGTTGCGGACGGTCAGCGGATGCCGGCGCGCGCCACGAGCCACGGCACTGCGACATCGACGAACCGCTCGATGTCGGATGCCTCGGTGTAGAGGTGCACCGAGAGCCGCACGTACCCGGCGCCTCCGAAGCTCGTGAATGCGGTCTCGATGCCGGTCGCGGGGAGGATCTCGGCGCGCAGCGCATCCGCCTCTTCCCGGGTCGCCCCCAGCCCGCGCGGCAGGCGGATCAGTCGCATCGACGGGACCGGCGAGGGGACCGGCGTGAGCGGTTCCGCATCGGCGAAGCGACGGAACGCCGCCGCGATCGCCTCGGCCCCGGCATCCGCCATCTCGGTCATGGCCGTGCGCGTGCGCTCCCACCCGATCTCGCGCTCGACGAACTCGATCGCGGTCGGCGTCGCGAGATACCCGGTCGCGTCGATCGTGCCCTGGTAGTCGAAGCGCGAGGGGAAGGGATCGTGCGCGTTCCACGAGTCGATCAGCGGCCAGAGGTCGTCGCGATCCGCGGCGGTCGTCACCAGCAGCGCAGACCCGCGCGGCGCGCACGGCCACTTGTGCAGATTGCCGAACCACCACGTGCCGCCCGCCGCCGACGCGGCATCCGGGAGGAGGCCCGGCGCGTGCGCACCGTCGATCAGCGTGCGCGCACCGTGGTGCGCGGCGATGTCGGCGATGCGTCGCGTCGGCATCAGCCGTGCCGTCGGCGACGTGATCTGATCGACCACGACGAGACGCGCACGATCGCCGATTTCGGCGGCGAATCGGTCGACGACCTCGTCGTCGGAGGCGAGCAGCGGGATCGCCACCGTGCGGACGGTCGCACCCGTGCGGCGCGCCAACCGCTCCGCGCCCATCGTCACCGCGCCGTATCCGTGATCGGTGACGATGATCTCGTCTCCGGGTTCGAGGTGCATCGCGTTGTAGACCACGGTCGCCGCGGCCGAGGCGTTCGGCACGAAGGCGACGTCATCGGCGCGCGCACCCACGAAGGGTGCCGTGCGCTCGCGGGCCTCGCGCGTGCGCTCGCCGAGAGTCGGAAACCACGCGACGGGATTGAGGTCGCCCTGGCGGCGCAGAGCATCCTGATGCTCGATCACGGCGGTCGGCGGAGCGCCGAACGATCCGTGATTGAGGTGCACGATCGCGGGATCGAGGGGCCACGCGTCGCGTGCCCGCGCGAACGAACGCAGCGCCACGGGAGCGGGGAAGGCTGTCATCGCGGGGCTTTCCACATTCTGTTGTCTGCTCCTGCCGGTCATCCGGGCGGCGCGGGCGAGAGGCGCGCGGCGCGCGAACCCGTCAGGCGAGTGTGATGTCGACCTGGATCTCCGCCGCCAGCTTCTCGAGGTCGGTGCGCAGCGCATCGAGATCAGCGGATGCCGGCACCGTCGCCGTGACCGTCGACTCGAACAGGCGCCCACCGGCCATCGCGGCGTCGCGCGTCTCGGTGTCCATGCTCGTGATGCTGAGGGCGTGGGAGGTCAGAACGCCGGAGATCTCGTGGACGATCCCCGCGCGGTCGTTGCCCAGCACCGAGAGCGAGATCGAACTCGCGTCGCGGTGGGCCGCGGCATCCGATCCGGTGTGGATCGTCACCGTGAGCAGTCCGGTCAGGGCGCGCAGCGCGGCCTGCAGTTCGGCGACCCGATCGGCGGCCACCGAGACCTCGATCACCCCGGCGAAGGTGCCCGCGAGCTCGGCGAGGCGGCTGTTCTCCCAGTTGCCCCCGTGGGCATCGACGGCATCGGCGACGGCGGCGACGAGGCCCGGACGGTCTGCACCCGCGACGGTGAGGATCAGAGTAGTCATGGGGTCAGCGTAGTCGGCGGGGCGCGAGCGGCCCGGGCCTAACTCAGGAAGAACGGATGCCGGGGCGCGTGAAACGGCCCGAATCAGCCGATTTCGACACGATGTTCCTGAGTTGGGTACGGGGCGTCTCGGGGTGGGACCCTTCGACAGGCTCAGGGACCCAGTCTCTGGGGCCCTTCGTCGCGCTGCGCTCGCTCAGGAACCGGGTCTGGGCAACGGCCCCTGAGCGAGGAGCGCAGCGACGAGACGAAGGGCGCTCAGTCGGCGAGCTCGGTCCAGAGGCCGGTGTCGAGGAAGCCATCGAGGCGGGCGCGGTGCGGGGCGAGGTCCCAACCCTGCGCCGCGACCCACTCGTCGGAGTAGTAGGTGCCGGCGTAGCGGACTCCGCTGTCGCAGATCAGGGTCACGACGCTCCCGGTCTCACCCGCGGCACGCATGCGCGCGATCAGCTGGAAGGCGCCGTACAGGTTCGTGCCGGTCGACCCGCCCGCCCAGTGCAGGGTGCGCTCGCGCAGCAGACGGATCGCCGCGATCGAGCCGGCGTCGGGCACGCGGATCATCTCGTCGATCACGCTCGGAACGAACGACGGCTCCACGCGCGGTCGACCGATGCCCTCGATGCGGCTCGGGTGCCCGGCCGGAGCATCCGGAGTTCCCGCCCAGCCGTCGTAGAACGCCGAACCCTCGGGATCGACGACCGCGATCTCGGTCGTGTGCCGCCGGTAGCGCACGTACCGGCCGAACGTGGCGCTCGTGCCGCCGGTCCCGGCGCCGACCACGATCCAGCGGGGGATCGGGTGCCGCTCCTGCGACAGCTGGCTGAACACGCTCTCGGCGATGTTGTTGTTGCCGCGCCAGTCGGTCGCGCGCTCGGCGTAGGTGAACTGGTCGAGGTAGTGGCCGTGGCAGTCGGCGGCGAGGCGGCGGGCCTCGGGCGACATGTCCTCGGCGCGGTCGACGAAGTGGCAGGTGCCGCCGTAGAACTCGATGAGGTCGATCTTCTCCTGCACGGTCGAGCGCGGCACGACGGTCACGAACGGGAGCCCGAGCATCCGGGCGAAGTACGCCTCGGAGACGGCAGTCGAACCGCTCGACGATTCGACGAGGGTCGTGTCGCCCCGGATGAGTCCGTTGACGAGGCCGTAGAGGATCAGCGACCGCGCCAGGCGGTGCTTGAGCGACCCGGTCGGATGCACCGACTCGTCCTTCAGGTACAGGTCGATGCCCCACTCGGCGGGCAGCGGGAAGACGTGCAAGTGGGTGTCGGCACTGCGGTTGGCGTCGGCCTCCAGCAGAGCGATCGCGTTGCTGGTCCAGGAATCCACCGTTCGAGCGTACCCGGGCTCAGTTGTCGGTGTAGCCGCCTTCGCCGGTGTCGCCGTCGTAGGTGAACGTGCGGTCCGACAGGACGATCTCGATGTCGGAGCCGAGAGGTTGCTCCGAGAGCAGCAGCTCCTCGAGCTTCGCGGCACGCTGCAGGTACTCCGAGGTGTCGGCCCCGAACGACGCGGCGAGCTTCATGTCGGTCATGAGGTAGAGGTAGGCGCTGACGGCCGTGCGGTTGAACTCGGTGTCGGGGATCCTCTCCCACAGCGACCCGTCGGTGCGCGCGGCCTTGTACTCATCGATCTTGTTCTGCAGGGTGGCCTTGGCCGAGCCTCCGGTGTCGGGCAGAGAGGGCGCGTCGTCGGGCTCTGCGGGTTCGGCCTCGGTGTCGCCGGGATCGGGGGCGGTCTGACCGGAGTCGTCGGAATCGGATGCCGGTGCCGATTCGCCGCGGTCGCCCAGGCCCCGGGGGATGATGCCGATGACCAGGGCCACCAGGACGCCGATGACCGCGATCGCGATGAGGACCACGACGAGCGTGCCGCGCCGGGGAGTCGACGGAGCGGCCGCGGGCGCGCCGTAGGCAGGGCCCACCGGGTAACCGTTCGCCGCCGGGTAGCCGCCCACCGGTGGCGAGGCCCCCGCGGGAGGCTGGGCCGGGTACGTCTGCTGCGGCGGATACGTCTGCGGCGGATGGGCCGGGGCGGATGCCGGAGTCGGAGCCGAAACGGATTCGGGAGACTGAGCGGATGCCGAGGCCGGAGCCGCGGTCGGAGCCGCGGTCGGAGCTGCGGGCGGAGCGGCGGCGGCCGGCTGATACGTCGGAGCCCCGGGGTGCGCGGGAGGAGCCTGGTACGCGGGGGCCGGCTGGTACGCCGGAGTCGGCCGGTAGCTCCCGGGCGGCTGGTAAACGGGTGGCTGGTACGCCGGCGGCTGGTGCGCGGGGCGGTGACCGGGCGGCAGCGGGGCGCCGGCCGGGAGAGTGGGGGCTGCGGCATCCGCTCCTACCGGCGGAGCCAACGGCGGCTGCGCGGGCGGAGGGGGAGAGACGGGCGTGGGCGCCTCCGGCGGGACGACCGCGTCGGCATCCGCTCCCGCTGCGGCGTCGGGCGTCCGGTCGTCGCCCCTCACGGCTGGACCCTCGTGCTGCCGGCGAGGGTCATGCCACCGCGGCCGTCGACGTGCAGGAGGGAGGCCTGCGACTGCTCCTGCTGCAGCTGGAACTCGAAGCGCGAGCGGTCGCCGCGGTGGTAGGCGATGAAGTACTCGATCGGGGTGTCGTCGTCGGTGCGGCTCACGCTGCGCAGGCGCAGCAGGGCGGATCCGGCGCTGACGCCGAGGTGGCCGGCCTGTTCGTGCGTCGCGACCGTGGCCTCGGCCGATCGCACACCGCGGGTGGCGACGATGCCGTGCTCGGCGAGCACCCGGTACAGAGAGGAGTCCGACAGATCGACGCCCAGGGTGACCGCGCCGACGGCATCCGGCATCCACGTGGTCGACAGCGACCAGGGCTCGTCATCGACGTGGCGCAGCCGCTCGAGCACCACGACCCGCGACCCGACCGGGATCTCGAGGGCCGCCGCGATCTCGTCGTCGGCGACGGCGAATTCGTGGCGCAGCACGTCGCTGTGCACGTGGCCGCCACGACGCTCGACGTCGTCGTACAGACCCACGAGCGTGTGCACCAGGCTCTCCGCCGTGCGCGGGCGCGAGACGAAGGTGCCCTTGCCCTTGACGCGCTCGACGAGACCCTCGTGCTCGAGCTGCGCGAGGGCCTGGCGCACGACGGTGCGCGAGACGCCGTAGCGCTCGCAGAGTCCGTGCTCACCCGGGAGGGGATCGCCCGGCTGCAACCCGTCGCGCGCGATGCCGTCGACGATCAGCTGCCGCAACTGGTCGTACATGGGTGCGGCGGAGTGGCGGTCGATCGCGTCGGGAAGCACGGCGGACATGTTAGTACGCCACGCCCGCGTGCAGGATCACATTCGCGTACGGGGTGAACTCGCCGGAGCGCACGAACGCCCGCGCCCCGTGGGTGAGCTTCTTGAAGTCGACGTGCGGCACGAGCTCGATCTCGAAGTCCATGCCGGCGAATCGCTCGCGCAGCGCCTCGAGCACTTCGGGGCTCTTCTCGGCGACCTCGGCCGAGACCGTGGCGCCCTCGACGACGAGCTCGGCGAGCACGGTGTCGAGCACGTCGAAGAAGGCGGGCGCCCCCGGGCG
It encodes:
- a CDS encoding DUF4407 domain-containing protein, with the protein product MPYSAHRPGRFDSQGRIIIDGDPNAATDDLDFLREYEPTGSADEPFITDSATRETPRPETADDSAEADAAASAPSKPARAPRPPRERRPRAPRTPGSRLRQLAILGGAEGEILDRVPGETPRFVQMFFVLAGTALVSAISMLFALTTGVGAAIWLAVPLALVWALIIFNLDRFLTSTMASTRNVWRLIGLAIPRVIMAAIIGFVVAEPLVLQVFHNDIAREVASTNITQSQTDQEALESGPEKIALDAATAKVAELENQAATGIVAGTDSSSASESAAQATVDDLTTKLADQQTVIDQARALYQCELTGEGAGTVPGCTGVNGEGASSDAAQAQLAQAQQTYDGLAEQLRVANEELATAGTAAKENTSTSEATNRQTAQDQLPAARDTYDQALAAYNARADAVAQGNAGATGLLSQISGLNRLSEKEPTILWAHILIAALFFMIELLPVLVKVLTSYGDPSLYEKAAAIRKQVALDKVTAEGFADRASIVQTQSAAVTETAARTS
- a CDS encoding NAD(P)H-dependent oxidoreductase, with the translated sequence MTALVIDGHPYAESLTASLAQRYATGHGDARVLALRDLDFDPHLRFGYRQRMTLEADLLDAKRALAEAQTIVIATPLWWGSVPALLKGFFDRALLPQQEYRYSPQGLPIGLLTAPHGRLLLLADTPWYAAPFTGLPAQRQVVRNTMRFCGIRSVRAHRMLGVKNASPERIGRWLEDAERLGAADGRRDARRGQAIAAEAASSSVVATS
- a CDS encoding aldo/keto reductase family protein encodes the protein MVNYRYLGNSGLKISEITYGNWVTHASQVGDDAAVKTVHAALDAGITTFDTADTYANTAAEVVLGKALEGQRRAGLEIFTKVYFPTGPKGPNDTGLSRKHIMESINGSLTRLGTDYVDLYQAHRFDYETPLEETFQAFADVVRQGKALYIGVSEWTAEQLREGHALAQQLGIQLISNQPQYSMLWRVIEGKVVPASEELGISQIVWSPMAQGVLSGKYLPGQPVPEGSRATDPHSGADFIKNFLQDDILTAVQRLKPIAEQAGLTMPQLAIAWVLQNPNIAAALVGASRPEQLADTVKASGVKLDADTMAAIDTALGDTVNRDAEHTYSTSPKTRLV
- a CDS encoding aminotransferase class V-fold PLP-dependent enzyme, with the translated sequence MTAFPAPVALRSFARARDAWPLDPAIVHLNHGSFGAPPTAVIEHQDALRRQGDLNPVAWFPTLGERTREARERTAPFVGARADDVAFVPNASAAATVVYNAMHLEPGDEIIVTDHGYGAVTMGAERLARRTGATVRTVAIPLLASDDEVVDRFAAEIGDRARLVVVDQITSPTARLMPTRRIADIAAHHGARTLIDGAHAPGLLPDAASAAGGTWWFGNLHKWPCAPRGSALLVTTAADRDDLWPLIDSWNAHDPFPSRFDYQGTIDATGYLATPTAIEFVEREIGWERTRTAMTEMADAGAEAIAAAFRRFADAEPLTPVPSPVPSMRLIRLPRGLGATREEADALRAEILPATGIETAFTSFGGAGYVRLSVHLYTEASDIERFVDVAVPWLVARAGIR
- a CDS encoding TetR/AcrR family transcriptional regulator, translated to MSSSKTGYHHGDLARALEDAAMQLLERMPAADISLREVARAADVSHNAPYHHFSDRLGLLKAIAERSMADLLAQVQNATTDAATPRAALAAGGEAYIRFAVEHPHAFDAVYDPTVCVPGSPTATMAPLIDALEGALAAAAAATGLDRPTDVVALWGLIHGLGTLAAAGHFGLDDALASYEALLGRLLPAGV
- the rlmN gene encoding 23S rRNA (adenine(2503)-C(2))-methyltransferase RlmN; the protein is MTENPRTRETRPAASASAPEGRPAQGKVRTTGPTQVRPATEGWTQQKDAEGRPLLQFASPKRGKPPVHLADLTPEERVEKVKELGLPGFRAKQLATHYFRHYTSDPAHMTDLPAGIRDELVAGMLPPLMTEVRRLETDRGDTIKFLWRLHDGALVESVLMRYPGRITLCVSSQAGCGMNCPFCATGQAGLTRNMSTAEIVEQIVRANRLIAEGGLGGKKSDDHSMERVSNIVFMGMGEPLANYKRVMDAVRIMVAPQPEGLGMSARGITVSTVGLVPAIRKLADEGIPVTFALSLHAPDDHLRDELIPVNSRWKVDEALDAAYNYYEKTGRRVSIEYALIKDMNDHAWRADLLAEKLNQRGRGWVHVNPIPLNPTPGSIWTSSEKDVTAEFVRRLNDAGIPTTLRDTRGKEIDGACGQLVATTEDEAASAAMA
- the rbsD gene encoding D-ribose pyranase, producing MRKTATTINPALSRVISETGHTDLLVVTDAGLPIPPGSERIDLAYRPGAPAFFDVLDTVLAELVVEGATVSAEVAEKSPEVLEALRERFAGMDFEIELVPHVDFKKLTHGARAFVRSGEFTPYANVILHAGVAY
- a CDS encoding PLP-dependent cysteine synthase family protein — protein: MDSWTSNAIALLEADANRSADTHLHVFPLPAEWGIDLYLKDESVHPTGSLKHRLARSLILYGLVNGLIRGDTTLVESSSGSTAVSEAYFARMLGLPFVTVVPRSTVQEKIDLIEFYGGTCHFVDRAEDMSPEARRLAADCHGHYLDQFTYAERATDWRGNNNIAESVFSQLSQERHPIPRWIVVGAGTGGTSATFGRYVRYRRHTTEIAVVDPEGSAFYDGWAGTPDAPAGHPSRIEGIGRPRVEPSFVPSVIDEMIRVPDAGSIAAIRLLRERTLHWAGGSTGTNLYGAFQLIARMRAAGETGSVVTLICDSGVRYAGTYYSDEWVAAQGWDLAPHRARLDGFLDTGLWTELAD
- a CDS encoding GntR family transcriptional regulator, which produces MSAVLPDAIDRHSAAPMYDQLRQLIVDGIARDGLQPGDPLPGEHGLCERYGVSRTVVRQALAQLEHEGLVERVKGKGTFVSRPRTAESLVHTLVGLYDDVERRGGHVHSDVLRHEFAVADDEIAAALEIPVGSRVVVLERLRHVDDEPWSLSTTWMPDAVGAVTLGVDLSDSSLYRVLAEHGIVATRGVRSAEATVATHEQAGHLGVSAGSALLRLRSVSRTDDDTPIEYFIAYHRGDRSRFEFQLQQEQSQASLLHVDGRGGMTLAGSTRVQP
- a CDS encoding glycine cleavage system protein R yields the protein MTTLILTVAGADRPGLVAAVADAVDAHGGNWENSRLAELAGTFAGVIEVSVAADRVAELQAALRALTGLLTVTIHTGSDAAAHRDASSISLSVLGNDRAGIVHEISGVLTSHALSITSMDTETRDAAMAGGRLFESTVTATVPASADLDALRTDLEKLAAEIQVDITLA